A window of the Synechococcus sp. JA-3-3Ab genome harbors these coding sequences:
- a CDS encoding serine/threonine-protein kinase has product MDSPGAVSRRTRTTKSIHDSYQILGLAGQGQYGRVFCARPRHGGDLVALKELPAERFPTPNLLRELRYLLTLNHPNITRCYALEHAREGRYLVLEYCEGGTLRELIDQVERGLWLPVKQVLGFVDQILAGLDHAHRQGVIHCDVKPENILLKPTPQGWQLKLTDFGIARHPQPAPGEISATGSPAYMAPERFYGQFSPASDLYAVGIILLELLTGRRPFSGSPSQLMHAHLNQPFVCPEGIPAPLQELLEITLRKLPLRRFRTAAQMRSALATFAREWQEPAGCWVGPRLSRRSPPGLQVWDLPDPGFVGEGGRESLPEQKFCICEDPSGSRSPLLLRVTPQRLEWLDLQTLASGAPPLACFSLAEPLQQVLPLPSFPEALAFSKSNLLHLSPARVRTLLSFAEDWRATWLAERQELVWATAKEIGAVQWLPAGPTVAQPFPEFHCYFRWPWQVPTGSLLRLLALSEHLVLLAGLGRQWVEMTVLPYPAAWPPQTGSQPLRYRLPLDPRGRVLSLGERLLFAGGDGGGQGCCPHLCSVQVNPLRLRRWFLKGWPLQMAKAPWGVLLLCREGEEFSSLWLYSEGGYPLAQVAVPVGSEVLQVGQRGLVWLQVPKAGKPQQFQLWQLDLNQLPANGHAAEGVALG; this is encoded by the coding sequence ATGGATTCCCCTGGGGCCGTGTCCCGACGCACCCGTACCACCAAGTCGATTCACGACAGCTACCAAATTTTGGGTTTGGCCGGCCAAGGGCAGTATGGGCGCGTGTTCTGTGCCCGGCCCCGCCACGGGGGGGATCTGGTGGCCCTCAAGGAGCTGCCGGCAGAGCGCTTTCCCACCCCCAACCTGCTGCGGGAGCTGCGCTACCTGCTGACATTGAACCACCCCAACATCACCCGCTGCTACGCCCTCGAACATGCCCGTGAGGGGCGCTATTTGGTGTTGGAGTACTGCGAAGGGGGCACGCTGCGGGAGCTGATCGACCAGGTGGAGCGGGGGCTGTGGCTGCCGGTCAAGCAGGTTTTGGGCTTTGTGGATCAGATCTTGGCCGGCTTGGATCATGCCCATCGACAGGGGGTAATCCACTGCGATGTCAAGCCAGAGAATATCTTGCTCAAGCCCACGCCCCAGGGTTGGCAACTGAAGCTGACGGACTTTGGCATCGCTCGTCACCCCCAGCCTGCTCCCGGCGAGATCTCTGCCACCGGCTCCCCCGCCTACATGGCGCCAGAGCGGTTCTACGGCCAGTTCAGCCCCGCTTCTGACCTCTACGCGGTGGGGATCATCCTCCTGGAGCTGTTGACGGGCCGGCGACCCTTTTCCGGCTCCCCCAGCCAGTTGATGCACGCCCACCTCAACCAGCCGTTTGTCTGTCCGGAAGGGATCCCGGCCCCGCTGCAGGAACTGCTGGAGATCACGTTGCGCAAGTTGCCCCTGCGGCGGTTTCGCACCGCGGCCCAGATGCGTTCGGCCCTGGCAACCTTTGCCCGGGAGTGGCAGGAGCCAGCCGGTTGTTGGGTCGGCCCTCGCCTGTCCAGGCGGTCACCTCCCGGCCTGCAGGTCTGGGATCTGCCGGATCCGGGTTTTGTTGGCGAGGGCGGGAGGGAGTCCCTGCCTGAGCAAAAGTTCTGCATCTGTGAAGATCCGAGCGGCTCCCGATCCCCGCTGCTGCTGCGGGTAACCCCTCAGCGGCTGGAGTGGCTGGATCTGCAGACCCTTGCCTCAGGAGCGCCGCCTCTGGCCTGTTTCTCCTTGGCCGAACCGTTGCAGCAAGTGCTGCCCTTGCCGAGCTTCCCGGAGGCTTTGGCTTTTTCCAAAAGCAACCTTTTGCACCTGAGTCCCGCGCGCGTCCGTACCTTGCTGAGTTTTGCGGAGGATTGGCGAGCCACCTGGCTGGCGGAGCGGCAGGAGTTGGTCTGGGCCACTGCCAAAGAAATTGGGGCAGTGCAATGGCTGCCGGCTGGGCCAACCGTAGCTCAACCTTTTCCGGAGTTCCACTGCTACTTTCGCTGGCCTTGGCAGGTGCCAACGGGATCCCTGCTCCGCTTGCTGGCTCTCTCGGAGCATCTGGTGCTGTTGGCGGGATTGGGGCGGCAGTGGGTGGAAATGACTGTGTTGCCCTATCCGGCGGCCTGGCCTCCGCAGACGGGCTCCCAGCCGCTGCGCTATCGCCTACCCCTGGATCCCAGGGGGAGAGTGCTCAGCTTGGGGGAGCGGCTGCTTTTTGCCGGCGGGGATGGAGGAGGCCAGGGATGCTGCCCCCACCTTTGCTCGGTGCAGGTCAACCCGCTGCGGCTGCGCCGCTGGTTTTTGAAGGGGTGGCCCCTGCAAATGGCCAAGGCCCCTTGGGGCGTGCTGCTCCTGTGTCGCGAGGGGGAGGAGTTCTCTTCCCTCTGGCTGTATAGCGAGGGGGGGTATCCCTTGGCCCAGGTGGCCGTGCCCGTCGGATCCGAGGTGTTGCAGGTGGGGCAAAGGGGACTGGTCTGGCTGCAAGTGCCCAAGGCCGGGAAGCCGCAGCAATTTCAGCTTTGGCAGTTGGATCTCAACCAGTTGCCGGCGAATGGCCATGCCGCCGAGGGGGTTGCTTTGGGCTAG
- a CDS encoding fasciclin domain-containing protein, with amino-acid sequence MPLLTLTSLVTALQAAGLVGALQQEGPFTVFAPTNAAFAALPPGTVEALLRPENRAELVRILTYHVVPGLAPSSALRSGQQVTTLQGSPVTVTLLEGGRIRINNANVITADIQAANGIIHVIDTVLIPPR; translated from the coding sequence TTGCCGCTGCTAACCCTAACTTCCTTGGTGACGGCCCTGCAGGCAGCGGGCTTGGTGGGGGCTTTGCAGCAAGAAGGCCCCTTCACGGTCTTTGCTCCCACCAATGCTGCCTTTGCCGCTTTGCCCCCTGGCACGGTGGAAGCCTTGCTGCGGCCTGAGAACCGGGCAGAGCTGGTGCGCATTCTCACCTACCACGTGGTTCCCGGCTTGGCCCCCTCCAGCGCCCTCAGATCCGGCCAGCAGGTGACGACTTTGCAGGGATCCCCTGTCACTGTCACCCTTCTTGAGGGCGGACGGATTCGCATCAACAACGCCAACGTGATCACCGCGGATATTCAAGCTGCCAACGGCATCATCCACGTCATCGACACCGTCTTGATCCCACCTCGCTAA
- a CDS encoding acetyl-CoA carboxylase carboxyltransferase subunit alpha, with the protein MTKPTDRLLLEFEQPVAALEQRIQEIRALAEENDIDASEQIRQLEAKAEELRREIFSQLTPVERLQVARHPRRPTTLDYVQTICDDWFELHGDRHGQDDPAIVGGLAKLGDQPVMILGHQKGRDTKDNIHRNFGMPNPAGYRKALRLMEHAHRFGLPLLTFIDTPGAYPGVKAEAEGQGEAIATNLQTLFRLEIPIICTVIGEGGSGGALAIGIGDRILMFEHAVYSVISPEGCAAILWKDAKKAPQAAAALRITAQDLLQLEVIDEILPEPVGGTHRAPLEAAQTLKEALLRHLKELSALSGRELREERYQKFRRMGAFLELAQES; encoded by the coding sequence ATGACCAAGCCCACCGATCGCCTGCTGCTGGAGTTTGAGCAGCCTGTTGCCGCCCTCGAACAGCGCATCCAGGAAATTCGCGCCTTGGCCGAAGAAAACGACATCGACGCCTCTGAGCAGATTCGCCAACTAGAGGCCAAAGCCGAAGAGCTGCGCCGCGAGATCTTCAGCCAGCTCACCCCCGTAGAACGGCTGCAGGTGGCCCGCCATCCCCGCCGCCCCACCACCTTGGACTACGTCCAGACCATCTGCGACGACTGGTTTGAGCTGCACGGGGATCGCCACGGCCAAGACGATCCGGCCATCGTCGGCGGCCTGGCCAAACTGGGGGATCAGCCGGTGATGATCCTCGGCCACCAAAAAGGCCGCGACACCAAAGACAACATCCACCGCAACTTCGGCATGCCCAACCCCGCCGGCTACCGCAAAGCCCTGCGGCTGATGGAACATGCCCACCGCTTCGGCCTGCCCCTATTGACCTTTATCGACACGCCGGGGGCCTACCCAGGGGTTAAGGCAGAAGCCGAGGGCCAGGGGGAAGCGATCGCCACCAACCTGCAGACCCTGTTTCGGCTGGAGATCCCCATCATCTGCACCGTCATCGGCGAAGGGGGATCCGGGGGGGCTTTGGCCATTGGCATTGGGGATCGCATCTTGATGTTTGAGCACGCCGTCTATTCGGTGATCTCGCCGGAAGGCTGTGCGGCCATCCTTTGGAAAGATGCCAAGAAAGCGCCGCAAGCAGCGGCAGCCCTGCGCATTACCGCCCAAGACCTGCTGCAGCTAGAGGTCATTGACGAGATCTTGCCGGAGCCGGTTGGCGGCACCCACCGCGCCCCCCTGGAAGCTGCCCAGACGCTGAAAGAAGCTCTCCTGCGGCATCTCAAGGAGCTATCTGCTCTGAGCGGGCGGGAGCTGCGGGAGGAGCGCTACCAGAAGTTTCGCCGCATGGGGGCCTTTCTGGAGCTGGCTCAAGAGAGCTAG
- a CDS encoding methyl-accepting chemotaxis protein, translated as MAELANRLGQALGNLGALEQKAVAAQERERSEALQRELLQLISEVTEASRGDLTVRAQLTARQVGIMADFFNVIIESLRDIVIQVQQAAGQVNQSIGRDEAAIRELAEAALRQATQIEETLRSVEQMTLSIEEVADKAQQAATVAESAAATAINSSLTMDRTVQNILQLRETVAETAKKVKRLGESSQQISKVVSLINQIALKTNLLAVNASIEAARAGEEGRGFAVVAEEVGALAAQSAEATREIERIVEGIQRETGEVVQAMETSTGQVVEGTRLVEAAKQSLGQIVEVSRQVNQLFQAIARSTDAQADASQTVRQLMQQIANIAAQTAAASQQVANSLQATVAVARQLQTSVSTFKVGEAV; from the coding sequence TTGGCAGAGCTGGCCAACCGCCTGGGTCAAGCTTTGGGTAACCTGGGGGCGCTGGAGCAAAAAGCCGTGGCCGCCCAGGAACGGGAGCGGTCGGAAGCGCTGCAAAGAGAGCTGCTGCAGCTTATCAGCGAGGTCACAGAAGCCTCGCGGGGGGATCTCACGGTGCGGGCGCAGCTAACAGCCCGACAAGTTGGCATCATGGCGGACTTTTTCAACGTCATTATCGAGAGCTTGCGCGACATCGTGATTCAAGTGCAGCAGGCCGCCGGTCAAGTCAACCAATCGATTGGTCGTGACGAGGCAGCCATTCGCGAGTTGGCCGAAGCCGCTCTCCGACAGGCCACCCAAATCGAAGAGACCTTGCGCTCTGTCGAGCAAATGACGCTCTCAATCGAGGAGGTAGCCGATAAAGCCCAACAGGCCGCCACCGTTGCCGAATCTGCCGCCGCCACGGCCATCAACAGCAGCTTGACTATGGATCGCACAGTGCAAAACATCCTGCAACTGCGGGAAACGGTGGCCGAAACGGCCAAGAAGGTGAAGCGGCTGGGGGAATCTTCCCAGCAGATTTCCAAGGTGGTGTCCTTGATCAACCAGATTGCGCTGAAAACCAACCTCTTGGCGGTGAACGCCAGTATCGAGGCAGCCCGTGCCGGCGAAGAAGGGCGAGGTTTTGCGGTGGTCGCCGAGGAAGTCGGGGCACTGGCGGCCCAGTCGGCAGAAGCCACCCGCGAGATCGAGCGCATTGTGGAAGGGATCCAACGGGAAACCGGCGAGGTGGTACAGGCGATGGAAACCAGCACCGGCCAGGTGGTGGAGGGAACCCGCTTGGTGGAAGCAGCCAAGCAGAGCCTGGGACAAATTGTGGAAGTCTCGCGGCAGGTGAACCAGCTCTTTCAGGCCATTGCCCGCTCCACCGATGCCCAGGCAGATGCATCTCAAACGGTGCGCCAGTTGATGCAGCAAATCGCCAACATTGCCGCCCAGACGGCGGCAGCCTCGCAGCAGGTGGCCAACTCTCTCCAGGCTACGGTGGCGGTTGCCCGTCAGTTGCAGACTTCTGTGTCCACCTTCAAGGTGGGGGAGGCGGTTTAG
- a CDS encoding phospholipase D-like domain-containing protein, translating to MNGIGIPSWRRQLRRWLPWAALLLLLVAIGYWVGPRPRPYPQEPELPTLAPLPQHPRIRVAFNQSRESTYRDPYRQVYRYGYNLEELILSQIRSAQQSLDVAVQELNLPLIAQALAERRQAGIPVRVITENTYVRAWHQLTPDQVRALDERSRRKYEEYRNLVDVNRDGRLSPEEIATRDVYALLDGGQVPWLDDTADGSKGSGLMHHKFVIIDGQRVLTGSANFTLSDIHGDFDAPGSVGNANHLLLLDSPELARLYTEEFNLMWGDGPGGLPDSRFGVQKLKRPLETVYLGDAIVGVHFSPSSRSLPYEATSNGIIAATLAQAQQQVDLALFVFTDSGIANQLRQLRQERNVLIRGVFDPGFAFRDYSRTLEMWGLLLPDENCRVDAARLPWTVPASSVGVPNLAPGDKLHHKFAIVDPGTPQATVITGSHNWSMAANHINDENLLIIRNERVVDHFVREFERLIAEARFGPSRRLQQQAEERARLCPSPVPVALSSSEAEPELLEVEVISVPDRGSPSQPATPQASRVNLNTATAAELQQLPGIGPALAQRIIEARPFSSLEDLQRVKGIGPARIEQLRDRVTW from the coding sequence ATGAACGGGATCGGGATCCCATCTTGGCGGCGGCAACTGCGTCGTTGGCTGCCCTGGGCTGCCCTGCTGCTGCTCCTGGTGGCCATTGGCTACTGGGTGGGCCCCCGACCTCGGCCTTATCCCCAAGAGCCAGAGCTGCCCACCCTGGCCCCTCTGCCGCAGCACCCCCGCATCCGGGTGGCGTTCAACCAAAGCCGCGAGAGCACCTATCGGGATCCCTATCGCCAGGTCTATCGCTACGGCTACAACCTGGAGGAGCTGATCCTCTCCCAGATCCGCTCCGCCCAGCAGTCGCTGGATGTGGCGGTGCAAGAGTTGAACCTGCCCCTGATTGCCCAGGCCCTGGCCGAGCGGCGCCAGGCCGGGATCCCGGTGCGGGTGATTACCGAAAATACCTATGTGCGGGCCTGGCACCAGCTCACCCCTGACCAAGTGCGGGCGTTGGACGAGCGCAGCCGCCGCAAGTACGAGGAGTACCGCAACTTGGTGGATGTGAACCGGGATGGGCGCCTCTCCCCAGAAGAGATCGCCACGCGGGATGTCTATGCCCTGCTCGATGGGGGGCAGGTGCCCTGGCTGGACGACACCGCCGACGGCTCCAAGGGCAGCGGCCTGATGCACCACAAGTTTGTGATTATCGACGGGCAGCGGGTGCTGACCGGATCGGCCAATTTTACCCTCTCCGATATCCACGGGGATTTCGATGCCCCCGGCAGTGTGGGCAACGCCAACCACCTGCTGCTGCTGGATAGCCCCGAGCTGGCTCGCCTCTACACCGAGGAGTTCAACCTCATGTGGGGAGATGGGCCGGGAGGGTTGCCCGACAGCCGCTTCGGGGTGCAAAAGCTCAAGCGTCCCCTGGAGACGGTTTACCTTGGCGATGCCATCGTGGGGGTACATTTTTCTCCCAGCAGCCGCTCCCTGCCCTACGAGGCCACTTCCAACGGCATCATCGCGGCCACCCTGGCCCAAGCGCAGCAGCAGGTGGATCTGGCCCTGTTCGTCTTTACGGACTCAGGCATTGCCAACCAGCTCAGGCAACTGCGCCAGGAGCGCAACGTGCTGATCCGCGGCGTGTTCGATCCCGGCTTTGCCTTTCGCGACTACAGCCGCACCCTGGAGATGTGGGGGCTGCTGCTCCCGGACGAAAACTGCCGGGTGGACGCGGCCCGCCTGCCTTGGACAGTGCCCGCTTCATCCGTGGGCGTGCCCAACCTCGCCCCGGGAGACAAGCTGCACCACAAGTTCGCCATCGTCGATCCCGGCACTCCTCAGGCCACGGTGATCACCGGATCCCACAACTGGTCAATGGCGGCCAACCACATCAACGACGAAAACCTTTTGATCATCCGTAATGAGCGGGTGGTGGATCACTTTGTGCGCGAGTTCGAGCGGCTCATTGCCGAGGCCCGCTTTGGCCCCAGCCGCCGCCTGCAGCAACAGGCGGAAGAGAGAGCCCGCCTCTGCCCCAGCCCTGTCCCCGTCGCCCTCTCCTCATCTGAAGCAGAGCCGGAGCTGCTGGAAGTCGAGGTGATCTCCGTTCCTGACAGGGGATCCCCTTCCCAGCCCGCTACCCCGCAAGCTTCCCGCGTGAACTTAAACACCGCCACCGCAGCAGAGCTGCAGCAGTTGCCCGGCATTGGCCCGGCCCTGGCGCAGCGCATCATCGAGGCCCGTCCCTTTTCCTCCTTGGAAGATCTACAGCGGGTCAAGGGCATCGGGCCGGCCCGGATTGAGCAACTGCGGGATCGGGTCACCTGGTAG
- a CDS encoding hybrid sensor histidine kinase/response regulator, giving the protein MPVSCRLLCPPSRWGRRFSIGPNPTSLDPREWQVRLQFLDEAQAYLDTLEAGVLGLGSQSLDRPRLDRLLRAAHSIKGGAAMMGFPVLSDLAHRLEDGFKILQVDPQKADPAVERNLLAALDCMRQIAQQHRQQRLLDESWLAERVQPLFDQLREQLGELQPEDNVQVLAAEAGGDMRVLLFATEVEACLQRLEGVLAHPEQPCLREEFLIAAQELGALGEMLDLPAFATLCGSVVQALETLPPNAKEQVLPVAQAALQAWRRSQALVLVGQVALLPSSWDPAEPPVSPPPEAPPPAMAGATELPDSIPAGAKSAAEMLRVPARPLEQLGELLGELIGERNRLNSRLQRLRELVSLFKRRVRTLEETNSRLRSSYDRVAATVPASVLLKKEGDPGLTLADTFDLLEMDRYGEMHLLTQEVMETVVQIDEVTHDIDTTLQETEGSARQLSRLSRQMQTRLDQVRMQPLSDLTDRFPRALRELSLAHGKPVELRVLGGSTLIERSILEALADPLLHLVRNAFDHGIEAPDTRLAQGKPAKGLIEIAASQRGNRTLITVRDDGAGICLDKIRARALQIGFSAADLAEASSQELLELIFQPGFSTAERVSELSGRGVGLDVVRTNLQRIGGQVQVESWPGRGTLFTLTLPVSLSVTRVLLTECQGLMLAFPANAVEELLIPPQLPADSFLWEGEQIPLIPVGHWFRFARWQPRREIDETPLLDRPVVLLVVEDNRPYGLLVDRFWREQEVTLRPVEGGLPLPSGFSGCTVLADGRIALFVDPPALLSWLLAQRDQPCQSARDPLPQPRFAAQPTLLVVEDSVNVRRFLAMTLERAGFRVEQARDGQEALEHLQRGIPIRAVITDIEMPRLDGFGLLAQIRAHPLYDQLPVVMLTSRSGEKHRQLAQRLGASAYLSKPFQEQELIQKLRQLLQPASSAPSTGVLMAR; this is encoded by the coding sequence TTGCCCGTCAGTTGCAGACTTCTGTGTCCACCTTCAAGGTGGGGGAGGCGGTTTAGCATAGGGCCGAATCCCACTTCCCTCGACCCACGCGAGTGGCAGGTTAGGCTGCAGTTTTTGGACGAAGCCCAGGCTTACCTCGACACCCTGGAGGCAGGGGTGTTGGGCCTGGGATCCCAGAGTTTGGATCGCCCCCGTTTGGATCGCTTGCTGCGGGCTGCTCATTCCATCAAGGGCGGGGCGGCCATGATGGGCTTTCCGGTGCTTAGCGACTTGGCCCATCGCCTGGAAGATGGTTTCAAGATCTTGCAGGTGGATCCCCAAAAAGCCGACCCCGCAGTGGAGCGCAACCTCTTGGCGGCGTTGGATTGCATGCGCCAAATAGCCCAGCAGCACCGCCAGCAGCGGCTTTTGGACGAATCTTGGCTGGCAGAGCGGGTGCAGCCTCTTTTCGATCAATTGCGAGAGCAGTTGGGAGAGTTGCAGCCTGAGGACAACGTCCAAGTCCTGGCAGCAGAGGCCGGGGGCGATATGCGGGTGCTGCTGTTTGCAACCGAGGTGGAGGCCTGTCTGCAGCGGTTGGAAGGTGTGCTGGCCCACCCCGAGCAGCCCTGTTTGCGGGAGGAGTTTCTCATTGCTGCCCAAGAGCTGGGGGCGTTGGGGGAAATGTTGGATCTGCCTGCCTTTGCCACCCTGTGCGGCTCAGTAGTCCAAGCTCTGGAGACGCTGCCGCCAAATGCCAAGGAGCAGGTGTTGCCCGTTGCTCAGGCGGCTTTACAAGCTTGGCGACGCTCGCAGGCCCTGGTGCTGGTCGGTCAGGTCGCTCTTCTCCCCAGCTCCTGGGATCCGGCAGAGCCTCCAGTTTCCCCCCCGCCAGAAGCCCCTCCCCCTGCAATGGCAGGAGCCACCGAGCTGCCGGATTCGATTCCAGCCGGGGCCAAAAGCGCTGCCGAGATGCTACGGGTGCCGGCTCGCCCTCTGGAACAGTTGGGGGAGCTGTTGGGAGAGCTCATAGGGGAGCGCAACCGCTTAAACAGTCGCCTGCAACGGCTGCGGGAGCTGGTCAGCTTGTTCAAACGGCGGGTTCGCACTCTAGAAGAAACCAACAGCCGCCTGCGCAGCAGCTACGACCGCGTCGCTGCCACCGTGCCTGCTTCTGTGCTCTTGAAAAAAGAAGGGGATCCCGGCCTGACCTTGGCCGATACCTTTGACCTCTTGGAGATGGATCGCTATGGAGAGATGCACCTGCTGACCCAAGAGGTGATGGAAACCGTTGTGCAAATTGATGAGGTAACCCACGATATCGACACCACCCTGCAGGAGACCGAAGGCAGCGCCCGCCAGCTCAGCCGCCTCTCCAGGCAAATGCAAACCCGTCTCGACCAGGTGCGCATGCAGCCTCTATCGGATTTGACGGATCGCTTCCCCAGAGCGCTGCGGGAGCTGAGCTTAGCCCATGGCAAGCCCGTGGAGCTGCGGGTCTTGGGGGGATCCACCCTAATCGAGCGCTCGATTTTGGAGGCCTTGGCGGATCCCTTGTTGCACTTGGTGCGCAACGCCTTTGACCACGGCATCGAGGCTCCAGACACCCGCCTGGCCCAGGGCAAGCCGGCCAAGGGCCTCATCGAAATTGCCGCCAGCCAACGGGGCAACCGCACTCTGATCACGGTGCGAGACGATGGGGCAGGGATCTGTCTGGATAAAATCCGGGCCCGCGCCTTGCAGATAGGGTTTTCCGCTGCCGACCTGGCTGAGGCCAGCTCCCAGGAGCTGCTGGAGTTGATCTTCCAGCCGGGCTTCAGCACCGCCGAGCGAGTCAGCGAGCTATCTGGACGGGGAGTGGGTCTAGACGTGGTACGCACCAACCTGCAACGAATTGGCGGCCAGGTGCAGGTGGAATCTTGGCCGGGACGGGGCACGCTGTTTACCCTCACTCTGCCCGTTTCTTTGAGCGTCACCCGCGTGCTGCTGACAGAATGCCAGGGGTTGATGTTGGCTTTTCCGGCCAACGCAGTGGAAGAATTGCTTATCCCCCCGCAGTTGCCTGCCGATTCCTTTCTCTGGGAAGGGGAGCAGATCCCTTTAATTCCTGTGGGTCACTGGTTTCGCTTCGCGCGCTGGCAGCCTCGCCGGGAAATTGACGAGACCCCCCTTCTCGACCGACCTGTGGTGCTGCTGGTGGTAGAAGACAACCGGCCCTATGGCCTGTTGGTGGATCGCTTTTGGCGGGAGCAAGAGGTAACTCTGCGCCCGGTGGAGGGAGGTCTGCCTCTGCCGTCGGGATTCTCCGGCTGTACGGTTTTGGCCGATGGGCGAATCGCTCTTTTCGTGGATCCGCCTGCCCTCTTGAGCTGGCTGCTCGCCCAGCGGGATCAGCCCTGTCAGTCGGCAAGGGATCCCCTTCCCCAGCCCAGGTTTGCCGCCCAGCCCACCCTGCTGGTGGTGGAAGATTCGGTCAACGTGCGCCGCTTCTTGGCCATGACCCTAGAAAGAGCAGGGTTCCGGGTTGAACAGGCTCGCGACGGACAAGAGGCCCTCGAGCACTTGCAGAGAGGAATTCCCATCCGAGCGGTGATTACCGACATTGAAATGCCGCGGCTGGATGGCTTTGGCTTGCTGGCCCAGATTCGTGCCCACCCCCTGTATGACCAGCTTCCCGTGGTCATGCTCACCTCCCGCAGTGGCGAGAAACACCGCCAACTGGCCCAGCGGCTGGGAGCCAGCGCCTACCTCTCCAAGCCCTTCCAGGAACAGGAGCTGATCCAAAAGCTGCGGCAACTGCTGCAACCAGCCTCTTCGGCACCTTCCACCGGCGTTTTGATGGCGAGGTAG
- a CDS encoding GTP-binding protein has protein sequence MVLSRSTWLWLLTGLGLAALSQYLQWVEGIYSFVAPYSVPLADLAVAGILGGTVAAGLVARHWWQQVRRPQQDPTPAAKPRRRVKLTRDQVQADLQDVDRLIQKLQDDISRRALQAKAREIDRRLAQEELHLVVFGTASAGKTSLINALLGQPVGETAPTLGTTQQGSIHTYQLEGWSGPISLTDTPGLLTIGGAGEAEARALAQKADLLILVVAGDLLASEYAELLELARLGKSTILALNKTDQMLPEEVEIILAHLRQRTAGVIPPEQVVAIAADPEPLKVRYCFPDGSRQETWEPQPPDTGALVQQMARLLQQKGSHLRLANALLQTQTLSEAVQQALREERYHQGRQIVERMQWATAAALAVTPLPALDMLAGVVIQARMIGELHQVFDRRITLQQAQQMAHSLAQMIVQLGGLELATQALGSALKASPWMLMGIPLQAASGAYLTRVAGLSYLEWLQSGDPWQEELLQERLKQQLHSRYPLAFLKQLARQAHSSS, from the coding sequence ATGGTGTTGTCGCGCTCCACTTGGCTGTGGTTGTTGACGGGGCTGGGCTTGGCGGCTCTCAGCCAATACCTGCAATGGGTTGAGGGCATCTACAGCTTTGTGGCTCCCTATTCGGTGCCGCTGGCGGATCTGGCGGTGGCCGGCATCCTGGGCGGAACAGTGGCGGCAGGGCTGGTGGCACGCCATTGGTGGCAACAGGTTCGCCGACCGCAACAGGATCCCACCCCAGCGGCTAAGCCGCGGCGGCGGGTTAAGTTGACGCGGGATCAGGTGCAAGCAGATCTGCAGGATGTCGATCGCCTTATCCAGAAGCTGCAGGACGACATTAGCCGTCGCGCCTTGCAGGCCAAGGCGCGGGAGATCGATCGACGGCTGGCCCAGGAAGAATTGCACCTGGTGGTGTTCGGCACCGCTTCTGCCGGCAAAACCTCTCTCATCAACGCTCTGCTGGGGCAGCCTGTGGGGGAAACCGCTCCCACCCTGGGCACCACCCAGCAGGGATCCATTCACACCTATCAACTGGAGGGCTGGAGTGGCCCCATCTCCCTCACCGATACCCCTGGCCTGCTGACCATCGGCGGCGCCGGCGAGGCGGAGGCCCGCGCCCTGGCCCAGAAGGCGGATCTGTTGATTTTGGTGGTGGCTGGGGATCTGCTGGCCTCAGAATATGCCGAGCTGCTCGAGCTGGCCCGGCTGGGGAAATCCACCATCCTGGCCCTTAACAAGACGGATCAGATGTTGCCGGAGGAGGTGGAGATCATCTTGGCCCACCTGCGCCAGCGCACCGCCGGCGTCATTCCCCCTGAGCAGGTGGTGGCCATTGCCGCCGACCCGGAGCCCTTGAAGGTTCGCTACTGCTTCCCCGATGGCTCCAGACAAGAAACCTGGGAGCCGCAGCCCCCCGATACAGGCGCCCTGGTCCAGCAGATGGCCCGCCTGCTGCAGCAAAAGGGATCCCATCTGCGCCTGGCCAACGCCCTGTTGCAAACCCAAACCTTGAGCGAGGCCGTCCAACAGGCCCTGCGGGAAGAGCGCTACCACCAGGGTCGCCAGATCGTGGAGCGGATGCAGTGGGCCACCGCTGCTGCCCTGGCCGTGACTCCCCTTCCGGCTTTGGATATGCTGGCGGGGGTGGTCATCCAGGCGCGCATGATCGGGGAGCTGCATCAGGTGTTCGATCGCCGCATCACCCTGCAGCAGGCTCAACAAATGGCCCACAGCCTGGCGCAAATGATCGTGCAGCTTGGGGGACTGGAGCTGGCCACCCAGGCCCTGGGCTCTGCCCTCAAAGCCAGTCCCTGGATGCTCATGGGGATCCCGCTGCAGGCGGCCAGCGGAGCCTATCTGACGCGGGTGGCGGGGCTGAGCTACCTGGAGTGGCTGCAATCGGGGGATCCCTGGCAAGAGGAGCTCCTGCAAGAGCGGCTCAAGCAGCAGCTTCACAGCCGTTATCCGCTGGCCTTTCTCAAGCAATTGGCTCGCCAAGCCCACTCCAGCAGCTAG